The DNA window AACAGCGTCCCTTCGTCGGCATGACGATAGCGCTCGGGCCAATCCTTTTCTTTTTGGGGCTTGCGAGCACGTGCTCCGCAGAAATAGGTGTCGATCGCCGCGACCACGAACCCGCGCCGCGCGAGATCGGGACCGACACATTGTGGGTTGTCGATGTCAGTGCAGATCGTCTCGCTGCTGCCGCCGTGTCCGTGCAGTCCGATGACGGCAGGCGCTCGTCCTTTAACGTTCTTCGGCACAAGTACGATGCCCGGCACGAGCGCGTCGACGCCATTGTGGAATTCGAACCGCTCCAGGATGTAATCACCGCGGTCTTCGCGTTCCAGCGTTTTCACTTCGAGCGACGCCGGACGGGGTGGTAATTCACCCAGACATTCCAACAGCGTGTTGCGCGTTTGGTCACGGTCAATGCGCCGCCAGCGCTCGAGATCGTCGGGCAGCGGCCAAGCGGGAAACTTCATCACGCGCAGTTCGGCCGGCATGTTTTCCCACGGCGAGTCCAGCGGCTTGCCGCCGCGGGATTTGGTCGGCGCCACGCGCTCTTGCCCCACGGTCGCCCCAGCGCCGCACACGAGCAGGAGAACGGCGAGGATGTTCAACAGCGGATTCATAAAGTCCCCTGACAGGTATCGGCGAAGTTCGTTTTCAGGCGACAGCTCTATTTGTCCTCGTTCGTTTTCTGTTCCACCAACCAGATGTTTCGATACTGCAGCAGGTTGCCGTGGCCTTGCAGGGTGAAACCGCCGCCGCCGAGTTTTGACGGAAGCTTGTCGTGGATCACGACGCCGTTGAGACGCACCGTGATTGTGGCGGATTTCGCGTCGTCGGCGCTGGGGACGAGTTCCACGTCGAAAGTTTGCCAGGCGAGCGGCGGAAGGCACATGTTGATCCGCGAATCGGCCCGACCGTATAGCCCGCCGCATTCGTTCTTGAGTCCCTCCAGCCCGAACGAATCCAGCACCTGCACCTCTTGCCCGTTGGTTTGATAGAAGCCGCTGTTGCCGCGGCCCTGACTGCGCGCTTTAGGACGAAACGGCGTACGGAATTCCAGATGCACCGTGTAAGCCTTGAACTTCCCCTTGGACTTGACGTCTTTTGCGTCGGTGTGCAGGATGCCCGTTGCTTCGTCCAGCCGTCCGCCGTTCCAATGTTCTAGGCTCGAACCGTCGAAAAGCACCACGGCGCCCTGGGGTGGTTTCGCGTCGAGAGTTGGGCTTTTGTGTTGCGTCCGCTTCATGACAAACGATTGGCCGTCGCCCGTCTTGCCGGAAAAAACGCCGTCTCTGATCGATCCGCTGCAAGGTTGGTGACCCTCGGGCGGGAACTGCTGAGTGGCGCTGAACCGCTCTGGATTTCCGTCGAT is part of the Lignipirellula cremea genome and encodes:
- a CDS encoding dienelactone hydrolase family protein, which codes for MNPLLNILAVLLLVCGAGATVGQERVAPTKSRGGKPLDSPWENMPAELRVMKFPAWPLPDDLERWRRIDRDQTRNTLLECLGELPPRPASLEVKTLEREDRGDYILERFEFHNGVDALVPGIVLVPKNVKGRAPAVIGLHGHGGSSETICTDIDNPQCVGPDLARRGFVVAAIDTYFCGARARKPQKEKDWPERYRHADEGTLFRIYLWQGRTLWGMMQRDQQCLIDYLQTRPEVDPDKIGVTGMSMGGTGSWWLAAVDDRIAAVVGVAGFTRYEQLIAHNNAPLHGVYYYVPGILKHFDTEAVYALVAPRPLLMLSGDQDGGLPLDGIEILERKLGHVYRLHQQPTAFHSVVYQNTGHEYLPEMRARMVDWFERHLK
- a CDS encoding 3-keto-disaccharide hydrolase; the protein is MTFSHLRSLVLGMAVACAAGSLFAQVKQQGVWTDPQDATIPAVFHVQGEYEGEFNGGEKIGAQVIALDEEGSVQAVLYPGGLPGAGWDEKSKILLDGKLADGTVELHATAGERKYIDGNPERFSATQQFPPEGHQPCSGSIRDGVFSGKTGDGQSFVMKRTQHKSPTLDAKPPQGAVVLFDGSSLEHWNGGRLDEATGILHTDAKDVKSKGKFKAYTVHLEFRTPFRPKARSQGRGNSGFYQTNGQEVQVLDSFGLEGLKNECGGLYGRADSRINMCLPPLAWQTFDVELVPSADDAKSATITVRLNGVVIHDKLPSKLGGGGFTLQGHGNLLQYRNIWLVEQKTNEDK